The following DNA comes from Phytohabitans rumicis.
CCGGAGATCCAGACCCGCCTGGCCATCCGCTCCCTCCTGACCTCCGACACCCTCGACCCGCACCCTTGAGTCATGCCGCAGGGGTCTTGGGGGTGAACCCGACCGCCAGTTCAACGTCGAGAGCGCGGGCGAGACGCTCCAGAACGTGAAGCGTCGGGACCGTCCCGCCAGCCTCGAAGCGCGCGACTGCCGACTGCGTCATCCCGGCCCCTTGCGCGAGCCGGCTCTGGCTCCAACCCCGCTGCTCACGCAACTCGCGCACGGCACGACCGAGCTCGAAGGCGAGCCGGGCGGCCTCGTACTCCGCGACGGCGCCGGGCTCGGCCATCCGGCGGTCCCGGACATCGGTCCAACTGCTGCGCTCGCTCATCCCTCAACCCTCGTCTTCCTCAACGGTGTGTAGGGCTTGCCCAGCAGCGGCCCTTCCGCGGCCAACAGATCGATGTAGAACGCCGCCCGCGCGAAGTGCGCGGTAGGTAAGCTCTCCAACCACTCCCTGATCTCCGGTTCCAGCTCCACCGTACCCCAGGTCATAGCATCGATGCTATGAGCAGCGGGCTGAACGCGCTGCCCCGACGACGACGTGAGGAGCACTGCGTTGCCAGGAATCGATGTTTCGATCGTGTCCTCGCCCGCGGCCGACGATGACCTGTTCGTGACGGAGGTCGTGGACCTGGTCAACCGGGTGTACGCCGAGGCCGAGAAGGGGCTGTGGCTGGACGGCGCCGACCGGACCAACGCACCCGAGGTAGTGGCGATCGTCCGTACCGGGCAGCTCGCCGTGGCCCGGCTGGACGGTGAGCTCGCCGGCGCCGTACGCGTCCAGCGGCTCGACGGCGGGATCGGCGAGTTCGGGATGCTGGTCGCCAGCCCGGAGCTGCGTGGCGTGGGCGTCGGCCGGGCGCTGGTCGACTTCGCCGAGCGGTGGGCACGGGAGCAGGGGCTCGCCCGGATGCAGCTCGAACTGCTCGTACCGCAGACGTGGACGCATCCGGTCAAGGAGTTCCTCCACGGCTGGTACACCCGCATCGGCTATCAACCCGTGCGTACCGGGCGGCTGGACGAGGCGTACCCGGCGCTGCAACCCCAACTCGCGACCCCGTGCGACTTCGTGATCTACCACAAGGACCTGTAGCACCGGGCGCCTAGACTCTTTGCTGTGCCGAGTGTGCTGAGCCTGTGCGCGTACG
Coding sequences within:
- a CDS encoding type II toxin-antitoxin system RelE/ParE family toxin — translated: MTWGTVELEPEIREWLESLPTAHFARAAFYIDLLAAEGPLLGKPYTPLRKTRVEG
- a CDS encoding GNAT family N-acetyltransferase, which encodes MSSPAADDDLFVTEVVDLVNRVYAEAEKGLWLDGADRTNAPEVVAIVRTGQLAVARLDGELAGAVRVQRLDGGIGEFGMLVASPELRGVGVGRALVDFAERWAREQGLARMQLELLVPQTWTHPVKEFLHGWYTRIGYQPVRTGRLDEAYPALQPQLATPCDFVIYHKDL
- a CDS encoding helix-turn-helix domain-containing protein yields the protein MSERSSWTDVRDRRMAEPGAVAEYEAARLAFELGRAVRELREQRGWSQSRLAQGAGMTQSAVARFEAGGTVPTLHVLERLARALDVELAVGFTPKTPAA